From Hemibagrus wyckioides isolate EC202008001 linkage group LG11, SWU_Hwy_1.0, whole genome shotgun sequence:
AACGAACATTGCTGCCTATCTGAAGATCCTGTggacctttttaaaaaaatcaatgggGGTGGTGatagctcaaatggttaagcctctgggtcgttgacctgAAAGACCGGGGTTTGAGCCCCTGCACTGACAAgctgcattatggctgaccctgtgctttcACCCCAAAACCCAAGGATGGGATTTGtgaggaaagaatttcactgtgcagtaatgtatatgtgacttaAAAAGGCAACTTAACTTAACAGTGATCCAGTTACAAGAAGCATTTAGTTGGTAATCACAAATCTGTCACTTTAGCAGAGCTCTCTCTATCTATTGTAATTTCTCTGTCCTCACAAATATTCCCAGAAAAGATTCCAGACTTACCACAGAAGTTGATTTCTAATACTCTTGAGTGCAAATCAAGACAAGACAGAGATGAACAAATTCCCAGGACGCTGTTATGCAGGAAGAACAGAATCCACACTGGAGTAAAAGGTAGCTAACAGTACTCTTTAAACAGCAACCAAACAGACATTTGCATAGTAGTAATTATAGCtggaagaggaaggagaagaagaatggatgtatttattttttttccataacaaGTTACTTCCTGTGTTGTCTTACGCGGAATAATAATTCCACAATAAATAGTTcctccctcaccagcctctccctgtttctgtctctcttttttcaacCACAAAATATAAACTCCTCTTAAATCTTAGCTCCAGCGTTTACCTCTGAATGTTatgaagcactgacactggagactccttccataaatgtttatttatcatcagtcactacagtcagagctgctgctgttctAGAGTATGAATCACCACCtgaccaccaatcagagtccagaactcagcatcAGTGTGttagacattttttatttatatttaagattAGTTAAGATTAGTTAAAAATAGACATTTTCAGataaatctgtttaaaattAATCTGCATATCTGCGAGAAACTCATCTCAAAAGATgacaaataatatttataaaatgtagAATCGTCTTCATTTTTGgacgtgatttttttttgttacagaaGAGCTAGGAGCAATAACCGGCGTATAAAAGATGATAAATCGACTCTACtacatgtatataatatatataatgtacataatGTAGACTTTCAGTGTCCAGGATTCTGTGTGTTGAAAGTATTACTAAGTGCTGGAATATGAGTTTTATTTAGTAGCAGtgttattgaattttttttatttatttagactcCTCCTCACTGCCCTAGTTGGCTTTTCTCGCTGTACGCTGGAGGATTTTCCATAGGTGAAGCGCCCATGGCGGCAGCGTGCATTGGATTGACCTCCTGTGAAAACAACAATAATCGATAAATCATAAAGAACATGCTGAATTTGTTCTTAGCTAAACTCGGGTAAATGATCGAGTTCTAAAAATTGTTGGTGCCGATCCTGCGGTATAGAGAAAAATATAACATGATTCCAGTAGATTAAATAGTTTAGGTTGCTTATTTTAggatacacacagcacacactgcttctccttcccATCTCGTATGATACAATGCAGATAAACTCTTTGTTGTCCAGGGGAATGCTAACTGATAAACAccgttactatggcaaccagtatcAGGAACGCCTACTGATGACTTCAGACTTCAAGCGGCTGGAGAAATCTGGTCAACTCTTCGCCTTTTTTGTGTGGTCGTGGCTAAAGGTAAAATGTTCCGGTAATTTACATCTGATTTGtccatgattatttttttaatttggggCAAAAACATTTCGGATTCTTCGATGACGTGGAGCGTTATAACATCGTCCTGCGGGTTTCTCTTACCAGCTGAGTGTGATGAGGTGGGAAGGCACTGACCACAGGAGCACTAGGAGCAAAGGTCTCAGGGTTCGGAACGACGTTGATGATGTTCAGctgtaacacacatacacacaacttcaAAGTTACACAATAATACTGTATACAGTACACAACATGGTTACCATAGTTACAACACTCCAAACTGTTCACTGCAGATCCTGATCCTCGCTAAATATAAAGGAGGCATTAGTTAATGTCACACTCCAACTCCCAGAATTCCTCACAACATCACAATAGGGCTGACCTTCAGACTCTATTTCCCATCAGCCACCAGAAGTTGTGATGCTCTCACAAGGTTTCTGGAGATCTGAACCTACACCCAAACTGTtcatgtgtgttggtgatgtcaataaagctgaactgaactgaagtgGTTATCTGTGGAGCTGAAGGTAACCTCTGACCTGATCAGCTGACCTTCTATTCCACTGGAGAGTTTTCACCTGGTGGATCTCAATAAGTGACCAGACAGCAGCAGGGCAAATCATGCATTCAGATATCAAGGCAAAACCTAAGAAAGCCGcaaaacttaaaaaacaaaacgaaaaaaCATTATACTCACGGTAGGTTCATGGGTACAGGTGGCTTTGCAGACGAATGCTGAAACTGAGATAGAGATGCAAAACTGGAGCAGACAGAAAACCAGCAGAACTCCGTTCATTCCCCGTGTATAGCTCTGAAATAAAAATCACCATTATCAAAATTCACACAACCACTGAGtcacttttttctttgtttgtttgtaacttttttttttctattacaaTATGCCTAAAATATTTCTTCACGTTTTCTAAATttctatttttgtcatttttagtcACCAGTTTATACCCTTACACACCTCGTGATCAAATAACAGCAAACAGTTACCTCTGCGACATAGCTGTAGTTGCATCTGTAATTGTGGTTGTCCCAGTAGCAGTCACTGTAGATCCTCCCTAATGCCACATCCACAGAAAAGATGATGATGCCAGTTCCTGCAGATAGTGTGCTAAAAATGTTCAGCACCATTGCACCCTTCAACTGAGAAAAAAgagcaatcaatcaatcaatcaatcaatcaatcaatcaaataatcaatcagtcaattcAAAATCAGAACCAAACCAGCTCTCGATCAGAATCCATGAAAATCTAATTAAACCTGTTTTCTCAAGACGAGAAAATTAACTATAAAGTAATTGTagaacttatttatttatttatttatttatttatttatttatttatttatttatttatttatttattcaattatttatttattttctcaagACCAGGCAATTAACTATAAAGTATTATTAGCaaaattaaattcattcattcatttatttatttattcatttatttatttatttatttatttatttatttatttatttatttatttatttatttattttctcaagAGCAGAAAATGGACTATAAAGCGATTTTAGAAAAATTGTTCTTTTATCTATCAAGACTAAAAAGCACATTAGTAAACCGTAGAGTGATTTTTgtcaaattaaaatgtaatttttattatttgtttgtttgtttgtttgtttgtttgtttattgaagCATTCTGTCTCTCTGGAAATGTTGTGTTGTTTACTTCTACCCTGAAGTCCTAGTTTGAGTCCTTGCCATTCTTCTTAgttttctgattttgttttggtttctcATTCTGTTTTGCATGTGTACgttggtgtgtgttacggtCAAACTCATTCTCTTCACTTTACCCTGACTACAGTGACCTTTAGAACTACAAAACAATATAATCACAAAAAAAGAGTGAAACAGAACCGATGCCATACCAGGCAGGAGTTTAGCTTGTTGCTCGCTGCAACAGCCAGAGATCCAGCAATGATGTGCTGCAAGGGCAggaaaaatgatcattttaatgaAACTGACCCtgaataatataattttatatatttgcatatatttaCATCAATAATTCTAAAGAATACTTACAAACACCGAGCCCCAGAAGACAACTCCAGAGTAAATACTGATAGACTGAGGGTAGACTGCCAGCACGATACCAAACAATATCGTCAACAAACCAATCATTATTTGGACAGTCTGTGgtcaaaagacacacacacacacacacacacacacatacacatacacgcacacacacatacacacatgcacacacacacacacgcacatgcacacacacacacatgcacacacacacacacaaacacacacacacacacacaaacacacacacatgcacacacacacacacacacaaacacaacacacacatgcacacacacacacacacacacaaacacacacacacacacaaacacacacacatgcacacacacacacacatacacacacacacacacatacacgcacacgcacacacacacacacacgcacacacacacgcacatgcacacacacacacacaaacacacacacacacatacacgcacacacacacacacacacacacaaatgcactttaaattgtataaataatttttaagaaATACTGTTGAGTGTCTACTAgcacaaaaatctacaaatgcCACCAGTACTATAACTACCAGTTCAACTACCATTACAAACACATCAAtggagcttagtggttaagatgtttgattactgatcaggaggttGTGCGTTTGAATCCCTGGTCCACCAAgcttccactgctgggcccctgagcaaggcccttacctGTCAATTACtcagtgttttaaaaaattatataaatgtaagCTGCTCTGAATAAGAGTGCCTgataaatgccagaaatgtaaatgaagggaagtggtagcttagtgttggACCTGAGCCACCAGGACCACGGAGCtactactgctgggcccctgagcaaggcccagAATTGCTCAGTTGACTCCCAAATACTAACAACAGTAAtatagtgagtgttgtgtgattgtgtaactCACTCCCAGAGCTTTGGGTTCTCCTTTCAGGAACTTCTGCAGTGGGTTGCGTATCTGAGTGGAAATTTGTCCCGCTGTATTCAGGACTGTAGATGCAGGAACCACTTGAGTGATGATGGTGTAGCCGCTTCCCACGTTAGTGAGCGGTGATTGAATGTTAGTAAGTGGTACTTGAGCACTGGCCATGTTTACACCGCAAAGTCTGATCTTTTaatgtcaacaacaacaaaaatgatcAGACTGAAGGAATAACTTGAGATGAAACACAGCATGAGGACAAACCATGACAGACATTATTAAAATCATGTTTCTATGTTCCATGTAAAGTTCCTAACACTGTTATAGACACTTTAAAGAGCTACACATACAGGAGTTTTAATAATACGTATTTATCCCGGATCTGCTTGAGATCATTACAGCACTGAGCGCATGGACATTGACATAACATGTCTTGGTTTTCAggcgaaaaaaaaaacatctttccccttttttaatgttataaaGTTAAATTATTGGAATATGTTGTTAATTTTTGATTTTCACTGGTGTACATTATATGTCTGCTAACttcctctgtctcacacaccatttatattttaattcagaATCTTGTTCTTTTCCCTATTCCTAAATATAATTGCTTTGTTTATACTGAATTTGGTATTTAAGGAAATAAAATTCACGCAAGGAAAAGCCGGTTTAAAGTCGTCCATAAATACTCCGTAAAGCAAGCACTAGCTCTGTTACGTCCctcttaaaaacataaaaatcatTTAGACAAAAAGGCTGATTTTACCTTCTGTGCTTTTAGCAGTgcagtctgtctttctttctctctttctttctctctctctccttctcttcctctacTGTATGCTTCTGTTTCTTCAACACACCCTTATGTATGACTTTCCTGTTCCACTGAGAGGTTGTTTACAGTTTCAGTGACGTTGATGTTCTGCCTCGAGTTCGAGCCAAGACacgagacagaaaaaaaaaaaatcccatgaaGCTGTTGTGCAATCAGATGCTCtgatgaagtgaacacaatGCTTGTGCCATTGTTTTTCTTCCAGCTCACTTTACAGCTGCAGGATACAAATTCCCAGCAGGAAAGAACAACGAACACCGTCAGCGCTGCCTAGAAACGCGACCTGGAGTAACCTTTGTATGGCTCCAGCAACAAGATAAACCAGCAACtataaatatagctgcaagcagcgaTTCGTGGGGCCAAGCACCAAAGGTGATTCATATGAATTCATTGAATTCATGAATTCATGAATTCATGAGATTCATAAGCAGGATGTTCTTATGTCATTTCACTTCAGTGAAATTTCGTAGCATGATGTGACATGTGTTATTAATATCTTCACCCTCATGGCCGTAATCTATATAAGATGTTAGCATCATGAATATCTGATGTCATACTGACGGAATTTGTTCTAACTAAAGTAACTTTGGTTTATAAGTCTCACACAACCCATGGTTCTGAAACCATGCTCTGAATTTGTGGTGCCAAACTCTGAACAAACTGGATGGCAGCCAGAAATAATAATCGGACTGTTTaaggaaacaagtggaaaaacAGCAGAATTTCCCTACTGTGAAAGATAACGATAGCTGTATTCATAGGAAATGTAGAGAAGATCGACATCAGTTCAAATGATCTTTGTATCATCCAAAGTCTATCCattcagtttctttttttcccctttctcttATTTTGTGCCTGTTATTATTTTGGTCAGCATGTATTACTGAGAGTTCCTGTTATACGGACGTCACAGTAACTGTGCAGTTCTTCCCTCAGCCGCCTGACTTCTACGCTCAGAGATAAAAcccacagcttgtcatgtttctGAGAAATATAAATACATCTCTTTCCAAAACATTACTATATCAATGATTCAGTTAGAATTGAGacttgtgtttggtgtgtggtgtgtggcaGTGTTTGGtatcaatttatttgtttatcttctGTTATCTTGTTATTCTTACTccaagatgaataaataaataaataaataaataaataaataaataagttattaaataaaaataaaataaaattataattaaaatgatataaacaataattaaaattaataaaaaattaaataaaaataaatgatcaaacACCTTATATTATTCTTATAATGTGAGAGAAACGAAAAGttgcacaaaaaaaatgacctaGTTTAGTTATCCATCAGTcatgtgtattaaatattaattatataaacttttttattattattatcctcaGCTGTCTTGTTCACTTTTGGTCTCGCAGTTGTTAGCAACAAAGTGCTGAAATCTTGGTTAacgaaaaataaaattaaacaagatTCAACAAAATGGTTTTCATTTGACCAAAAATTCAATACCTGTAATTCTATTTTTACCTCAGAGATTTGAACAGcaaaattattcaattatttttatgAATTATATTTATGAACGAAGAAAAGCCTTCTAACCTTCTGTCTATcttttacagaaacattcttAAAAGGCAAAAATGTTGTCTTCTAAAGGTATTTACTTCATGTTAAAAGAGAATAAAGCTCTAATCTTTGTTTATATACTATAACACTGCCTCATGTCAGAAAGCCTGATGGTGAAATACTTTACTGTAATAAGGGTTTGAGCTGTTCCTGTAACAGTGTGGGGTTAAGCAACACGCagagaaacagaacagaacagcaaTGCTGGATCCACCCATAACTGTTCAGGATACTGGGCAGGGGtccaagaaggaaaaaaaaacagagagagagagagagagagagagagagagagggaaagagagagatagagaaagagagagagagagagagagagagagggaaagagagagatagagaaagagagagatagagaaagagagagagagagagagagagggaaagagagagatagagaaagagagagatagagaaagagagagagagagagagagagagagagagagagagagagagagagagagaaaaagggtgGGGGGGGGATGCTAATGCTTTTCTAATGGCTAGTGGTTTCCTCTGCCTTATTGCTGTGTCTTACCCACTTACTTATAATATAAAGCATTAATGTCTCTTgttcttgagagagagagagagagagagagagagagagagagagtgggagaatGTGGGGAACGCTGTTAATTTCTTAACTTTTTCTTAATTCACACAAAGACTGAAGGGTTAAGAAAGTGCAGAAATGTAAGGACAGGGCATACAGCAAAACTGGGACACAAAAGCAACATTAAAAACAGTGTACAGTTTGGGATATGATAGGGGTCAAAACCAGAGAAGAAACCATGCGAAtccagatttaaaaaaacacacacacacacacacacacacatacacacccaaatCTATGGTATTCAATTGGAAAGAGGTTTATAAAATGTAGTTTTTGAATGTATTAATGAATCACTTTGATTCACATAGATACTACATAGATAAAGATGTCAAAATATGCCTCATACAATTTAAAGTCAAGATAAAACCTGGATCATACTTCTGATCACAAGATGAGATAATACTGAAGTGTCATGTTTGCATGTGACCTTATTGCAGAAATAAAACTGTGAGACGAGTCGGAGAAAGTGTCCCGAAGATCCCTCAGGTTTCTTATCACACTCTATTACAACATACGGCCATCAATAAAACTACACTGTCAGTCAAAGCTTTTTATCTCAACTACAGTATGTCAGGAAAGGCAGGAAGTAAATTCAGCTTAgtactgagaaagaaagaaagaaagaaagaaagaatgaaagaaagaaagaaagaaagaaagaaagaaagaaagaaagaaagatggagttatggaaaagagaggaaaagaggaagaaatagAAAGGTGGAATGAAGATATGAATGAATAGAGGGAGCGTGTAAggggctatatatatatatatatatatatatcgagagagagagagagagagagagagagagagagagagagagagagataaagagaaagaaagaaagaaagaaagaaagaaagaaagaaagaaagaaagaaagagacagagagagaaggagacagagagggaaagagagagagagagaacacacacacacacacacacacatagattaAAGacttttactttgctatttgtttatttattgttttatttatttgtttgttgatgtTATGATTTTGTTTTCAAACCTTACCCTTTTAAATGCTTCAGCAATACATGTATACAACttgtcatgccaataaagctcatttcaattgagagagagagagagagagagagagagagagagagaatgtgctGAAAGAAAAACTGAGGGAATGCATTTGATTCACAgaagcatgaaagaaagaaagaaagaaagaaagaaagaaagaaagaaagaaagaaagaaagaaagaaagaaagaaagaaagaaagaaagagggcaagaaagaattttatttgACTCATATATCCAGTTTTAACTCATGTTCTATGTCACAGTTTATTACAGACAGGACTCTGTATAGATTCATGACCATTGAAATCATTAAACACCATTTTATATGGCAGCTCATATCACACCATgtgattatacagtataattatATGATATCCAGATCTACTGACTGTATCACAAGATGAACCTCAGCTTGGTCGTAAATCTGTAGCAGGAAATGACCGGAAGTCTGGAATTCTTAGCCATGACCagatatgagagagaaagagagagagagaaagagagagagagagaaagaggggggggggtgatttgttattttgttttctgatgtaTTATTTAGTTTTGCCCTTCTTGGTCACCATAGATATAAGTATAAAAACTGGTTTATCTGTCAatgctttaatttattttaatcttaacCGTCACACTAGTTATGAGTAGTGTGCTCATACTCATATAAACATCACTTATAAAACATACATACGAGTTACAACATAAAACActcaattaaaaaatacattaatttttttagaGATTCACCTTTTCTACTGGGCCAGTTGATCATGTTCTGTGGCACTGGGTTGATTGTGTTCGCCGGGGCTTGTTGGATGTAAACAACATGCTgtggaaagagaagaaaatctATCAAATTAGTTCGGTTTTGAGAAAAAGCTTTTTGGATTCTGTTGACATGAAAAATCTTTCAGTTTTCAGTACATCCTGTTTGTCACACAATTCACACCTCTTTTAAGTGTTTTGTCTGCATCACCTTCCTCTTTGTTATCCTTCTGTGTTCCCCTGTTTTGTGTTtagggtgagtgtgtctgtgtaaaccCTGTTGTCTCATTCTTGAATCAATTACATGATTCTgtgaatcaaataaatgattCTCTGAGTGTCATGCATTCTAAGAGTCaaatccattctttctttctttctttctttctttctttcttctgattggtcatctcATGTTCTTGTGAACATGTACCAAAACCTATGCAAAAATtacgctgtttttttttttccaaacacagacgttacacacactttacccataatgcactgtgagcAGGTGCTAAACAAAGGCAGTTTTGTTCAGTAAGCTGGAACtcatttgcatttttctttggatttaacatttatagttTCTTTCCGCTCCTTTTCTGATACCGCTTTGTTATCCTACTGATTCCACCTAATGATTTACTTTTTCTCAGCAtgatttcctctttttttttaggcCATTAAAGACACATTTATGTTGCATTcatggaatgagtctccagtgtcagtgctttgcaTCAGTACAGAAGTAAAGCTGTAACCTTTTTCCTGCATCTTTGCAGATCTTCCATAACATGAAaagctgcatttttaaaaaaaatattattaacttcatgtgagagaaaaagagagatcaGTGCGGAAACGACATTGTCCAAGAACATGAAATGTCcataaataaacttaaatataaatggatCAAACGTACAGTgatttgttctttaataaatctgAAAAGTTGTTGGTGttcttacaggaaaataatcaactttttGCTGGTAAAAGTAACTCAGTTTCATTTTTCTGGTGTATTTAATACcacagagtgaaaaaaaaacacaatcataTTAAAATAGAGAGTTTGTGTTGCGGCAAGTCATGCGCAAAAATGAAACAGGTTCATCTTGTTCTGTTTCGTACACATTTCACTGACCTGAGGGTTACTGGTGACAGCCTGGTTGGTGTAGGTTATAACAGGCACCTtatcatgagagagagagattgagagagagagatgtctataACACTGTATTATCTGGTTTCCTCTGTCTTATTGCTGAGTCTTACCCACAAAACACTATAAGCAGATGTTAGTTTTAATTCAAAAGCAACGTGTTGTTTCATGAACATTACAATCCGTTTGTGATTAAATAAATCACACCATGTTACCTGTCCCTTAAGTCTTTAGCCTTCCTGTGTGCTTTAGAGGATTAAACCaagtgtgttgagtgtttttATCATTCCATATGGGGGTTTCACTAAAGAGTTCCTAACACAGATCCTGTAACTGTAGCATTCAGATTGACTGTTAGTTCTGTCTTGAGAACGTCGTGATTCTCACCGTGGGTTCACAGCAGGTGGCTTTACAGGCAAACGCCGAGACGCAGATGGAGATGATGAACTGAAGGAAAGTGAAGACCAACAGCACTCCACTGATCACTTTGGAACGTGCCTGAGGCatggtgagaaagaaagaaggaaggaaggaaggaaggaaggaaggaa
This genomic window contains:
- the LOC131361768 gene encoding uncharacterized protein LOC131361768; protein product: MASAQVPLTNIQSPLTNVGSGYTIITQVVPASTVLNTAGQISTQIRNPLQKFLKGEPKALGTVQIMIGLLTILFGIVLAVYPQSISIYSGVVFWGSVFHIIAGSLAVAASNKLNSCLLKGAMVLNIFSTLSAGTGIIIFSVDVALGRIYSDCYWDNHNYRCNYSYVAESYTRGMNGVLLVFCLLQFCISISVSAFVCKATCTHEPTLNIINVVPNPETFAPSAPVVSAFPPHHTQLEVNPMHAAAMGASPMENPPAYSEKSQLGQGVKMASAPVPLTNVGSSYTIVTSTVLNTEGHNSTQIRNPLQKFLKGEPKALGTVEIMIGLLMILFGIVTAIFPWSVTVHTGIIFWGSLFHISAGSLAVAASNNLNNCVVKATLVLNIFSTLAAVGTVITIFMDFLFMNYYYDYYYGRSNIFMGLIYGINGVLLVFSLLQFCISIAISAFTCKASCTNEPTLNIINMVIPERTAPGAPVVNPFTPHHVQLGVNTMYATDMGASPVENPPVYSEKNQPEQQGGV